Proteins from a single region of Acidimicrobiales bacterium:
- a CDS encoding DUF3499 family protein, with protein MDPPRLCIRPMCAAAAGASLHYEYAERTVWLDDLGPGPMVPGAWPLCAAHADRLRVPDGWSLVDDRRWEPLGATG; from the coding sequence ATGGATCCTCCCCGGTTGTGCATACGGCCCATGTGTGCGGCCGCCGCCGGGGCCAGCCTCCATTACGAGTACGCGGAGCGCACGGTCTGGCTCGATGACCTGGGGCCGGGCCCGATGGTCCCGGGCGCGTGGCCGCTGTGCGCGGCCCACGCCGACCGCCTGCGGGTCCCGGACGGCTGGTCTCTCGTCGACGACCGGCGCTGGGAGCCGCTCGGCGCGACCGGCTGA
- a CDS encoding CPBP family intramembrane glutamic endopeptidase translates to MNEASRAGWLSGAVGGYLVGLFVSVLASSAWAGAHGNRTDSLGFLVAGTVGLWVGLAGAPLWVSRLSGAGSPVADFGLRFGLPDPVIGAVAGVASQYVLDYVVYLPFQSNRRLIHEVGQPAQHLTGLAHGAGVALLVAVVIVGAPVAEELFFRGLLLRALQPRIGAPGAVAVSAVAFGLAHFEPLQLPVLVLFGVVLGTLAVRTRRLGPSICAHAAFNAVAVYSILSQR, encoded by the coding sequence TTGAACGAGGCCTCCCGCGCCGGATGGCTGTCCGGGGCGGTGGGCGGCTACCTGGTCGGCCTGTTCGTCTCGGTCCTGGCCTCCAGCGCCTGGGCCGGCGCCCACGGGAACCGCACCGACAGCCTGGGCTTCCTCGTGGCGGGCACCGTCGGGCTGTGGGTCGGGCTGGCCGGGGCCCCCCTGTGGGTCAGCCGCCTGTCCGGGGCGGGAAGCCCGGTGGCCGACTTCGGGCTCCGCTTCGGCCTGCCCGACCCGGTCATCGGGGCGGTGGCGGGGGTGGCGTCGCAGTACGTCCTCGACTACGTCGTCTACCTGCCGTTCCAGTCCAACCGCCGGCTGATCCACGAGGTCGGCCAGCCCGCCCAGCACCTCACCGGCCTGGCCCACGGGGCGGGCGTGGCCCTGCTGGTGGCGGTGGTGATCGTCGGGGCGCCGGTGGCCGAGGAGCTGTTCTTCCGGGGCCTACTGCTCCGGGCCCTCCAGCCCCGGATCGGGGCGCCGGGGGCGGTGGCGGTGTCGGCCGTGGCCTTCGGGCTGGCCCACTTCGAGCCCCTCCAGCTGCCGGTGCTGGTGCTCTTCGGGGTGGTCCTCGGCACCCTGGCCGTGCGCACCCGGCGCCTGGGGCCCTCGATCTGCGCCCACGCCGCCTTCAACGCCGTCGCCGTCTACTCGATCCTGTCGCAGAGGTGA